The following coding sequences are from one Dermacentor silvarum isolate Dsil-2018 chromosome 4, BIME_Dsil_1.4, whole genome shotgun sequence window:
- the LOC119448920 gene encoding scoloptoxin SSD43-like, with translation MLTDVSKLQVAFAVVAAFVTGNHLWGADDEQAVVSPPVIPNCRVISTGLSADEKAEVLRAHNELRSAVARGLVEGLKPAANMLALRWDDDLAELAQVQAKRCSVSQEVKDEEKTREFTALTSKV, from the exons ATGCTGACCGACGTGTCCAAGCTGCAAGTGGCCTTCGCCGTGGTCGCGGCGTTTGTGACCGGGAATCATCTGTGGGGAGCCGATGACGAGCAGGCTGTTGTGTCACCACCGGTCATCCCAAACTGCCGCGTCATCAGCACCGGGCTCAGCGCTGACGAGAAGGCCGAGGTGCTCCGGGCGCACAACGAGCTCCGAAGCGCGGTGGCGAGGGGACTCGTGGAGGGACTCAAGCCTGCCGCCAACATGCTCGCACTG AGGTGGGACGACGACCTGGCTGAACTGGCTCAAGTGCAGGCCAAACGATGCAGCGTTTCTCAAGAGGTGAAAGATGAAGAGAAAACACGTGAGTTTACAGCCTTGACCAGCAAAGTCTGA